Proteins from one Caulobacter sp. 73W genomic window:
- a CDS encoding DUF3297 family protein — protein MSDTLPDRLSVNPNNPHYNAEILERNVGIRFNGVEKTNVDEYCVSEGWVRVSVGKSVNRKGEAMTVKLNGVVEPYFRED, from the coding sequence ATGTCCGACACGCTGCCCGACCGCCTTTCGGTCAACCCGAACAACCCGCACTACAACGCCGAGATCCTGGAACGGAACGTCGGCATCCGCTTCAACGGCGTCGAGAAGACGAACGTGGACGAGTACTGCGTGAGCGAAGGCTGGGTGCGGGTCAGCGTCGGCAAGTCGGTCAACCGCAAGGGCGAAGCCATGACCGTGAAGCTGAACGGCGTGGTCGAGCCCTACTTCCGCGAGGACTAG